The Desulfuribacillus stibiiarsenatis genome includes the window AGCCTAAAATACAGGATTGTCGCACCCCTCATTTAATATTGACATATTATATGATGACTGTATCCTTAGCTTCCTGGTACCTTGAGCCGTGCAGGAGGGGTAGCATTGTGAAAAACAGAAAAGACAGACCATTATTGACCAACCGTGAGCGTGAAGTTTTTGAACTACTAGTTCAAAGCAAAACCACAAAAGAAATTGCAGACTTACTATTCATTAGCGAAAAGACCGTTCGTAACCATATATCGAATGTCATTCAAAAACTAGGAGTTAAAGGACGCTCGCAAGCAGTCGTTGAATTAGTACGATTAGGGGAGC containing:
- a CDS encoding LuxR C-terminal-related transcriptional regulator, yielding MKNRKDRPLLTNREREVFELLVQSKTTKEIADLLFISEKTVRNHISNVIQKLGVKGRSQAVVELVRLGELTI